A stretch of the Fusobacterium perfoetens ATCC 29250 genome encodes the following:
- a CDS encoding LytTR family DNA-binding domain-containing protein: protein MKIGIKAEENLKILLEEVLPYDYVSLDDENLNLSNINIIIIDSEIENLENYLLDYKRNNINVIALVGEKDIHKMRELFLSKLVDDCIIRKEIFRIEESIERLSKEKGQLTGFYLSDTFKKGIYKFSDINYITYSGISRKTEFHLTNSETFTVKKNFYEIEEKIKNLTFFYKLDRSTIINIQLIEILDFKEETIIFKNKDFIYTSKQKLKEIESKNFFGKNMGYLEI, encoded by the coding sequence ATGAAAATAGGAATAAAGGCAGAAGAAAATTTAAAAATCCTTTTAGAAGAGGTTCTTCCTTATGATTATGTAAGTTTAGATGATGAAAACCTAAATTTAAGTAATATAAATATAATTATAATAGATTCAGAAATAGAAAATTTAGAAAATTATTTGCTTGATTATAAAAGAAATAATATAAATGTAATAGCTCTGGTTGGAGAAAAAGATATTCATAAAATGAGAGAGCTTTTTTTAAGTAAATTGGTAGATGATTGTATTATAAGGAAAGAAATTTTTAGAATAGAAGAAAGTATTGAGAGATTGTCAAAAGAAAAAGGACAGCTTACAGGTTTTTATCTTTCTGATACTTTTAAAAAGGGAATTTATAAATTTTCAGATATAAATTATATAACTTATTCTGGAATTAGCAGAAAAACAGAGTTTCATCTTACTAATTCCGAAACTTTTACTGTAAAGAAAAATTTTTATGAGATTGAGGAAAAAATAAAAAATCTAACTTTCTTTTATAAATTAGATAGAAGTACTATTATTAATATCCAATTAATTGAAATTCTAGATTTTAAAGAGGAAACCATAATCTTTAAAAATAAAGATTTTATCTATACAAGCAAACAAAAATTAAAAGAGATTGAAAGTAAAAACTTCTTTGGAAAGAATATGGGATATTTGGAGATATAA